In the genome of Methanofastidiosum sp., the window TTGGAGTTTAGCTCAGTTAAATCACCATAAGGCTGCACCTCATCTTCTCTTATTCTTCCTGGTTTTATTCCTTTGGTCAACAACCATTCTATTTTTTTAAGAGATTCTTCAGCCTTTTTCCGTTTTGTTATATCTTCAAATACAGTTACAAATTTATTTTTTTCAGGAGAAAATACGGATATACTAAAACTTTTCTGCATCGGCCCATAATCTATTTCAAATTTAGTTGGGGTTCCAGTATTGGCAACTTTATAATATATATCAATATATGGCGCCTTATCAGTCCCATAAATTTCAGTAGCCTTTTTACCAATAATTTTTTCTCTTTCTAATCCAGTTATTCTTTCAAATGAAGGATTCACATCCAAAACAAGATAGTCTATTGTATTGTTTTCATTATCAAAAATTATTTGATGTAATGCCATACCCTCGTTCATTAATAGATAAAGAGATCTATATTTACCTTCAGTTATATCTCTATTAGATGCTCTTCTCCCAATTAGATTACTTTGTTCATCATAAACCGGTTGACATTTGTGCTCGATCCATTTCTCTTTGCCATCATTAGAAATAATACGAAAATCTAATGAATACGACGTATTCGATTTAAAAGCTTCTTTAAGGTGTTTAGAAACCTCTGGCCTATCTTCTTTTAATACAATCTTTTCTAATAATTTATTATCCTCAATAAATAATTTAGGAGAAAATCCAGTTATCCTTTCACACGATGGCGAAACATATAATATATTTCCGTTATTATCGACTAAATATTCCCAATCATAGGTAGTATCCACTATCGATTTATAGAACTTAATCTCTTTTTTTAGTTCATGTATTTCTTCAAATAATTCTTTAGTAGTGTCTTTATTCTTAATTTACATCCCCTCTTCTAAATCTCAGGATAAAAACGGCCCCTTTCGGCATATTCTCTTGAACTTCTATACTTCCCCCATATCTTTCAAGTGTTTTTTTCACAATATATAGGCCCAGTCCAGTTCCTTTGTTTTTACCATATGCAAATCCTTCCTCAAATAATTTACGCTTTATTTCTAAAGGAATACCAACTCCATAGTCAATGAATTTAACTTCACAATAGTCTTTGATTTTTCTTATTTTAATATCAATCCTGTTAGAATTTCCGTGTATTAAGGCATTTCTTATTATATTGTCAAATACAGAGCTTAATGCATCGTCTGCCAAAACGACACAATCCCCATAAATTTTAATTTTAATATCAGAATAATTTTTAGAAATCTCATTTAACATAGATTTCACATCGTAACTTTTTAATTTAAATCCTTTTGAAACTAAGGATTCAAGTTCTTTCATTCTATTGATTAACTTCGCACTTTTTTGGACATATTCAAAAGCCTTGTTTATTTTATCTTTTTCTTCTCCATTTATCATCTCGATATTGGCACTTATTACCATTAGATTGTTTAGGGTGTCATGTCTTAGAATTTTATTTAGTAATCTCAATGTATCATTTAATTCAATGATTTTATTTTCGGCCAATTTTTTTTCAGTTATATCAATTCCAAATTCCATTACAATGTTTTTACCATCTAAATCTGTGAAGGGGTAGTCATAAATATCATATATTTTCCCATCTTTTTGTTTTCTTTCACATTTTTCTGATATCCCTGTTTTAAATATTCTAATAACTGGGCAACAATTACATGGCTCTTCAGAACAATCTTTAAATCCATGAAAAATTTCGTAGCATTTTTTCCCTTCAATTTTTCCAAATCGCTTTTTTAAAAAATTATTAGCAAATACTATTGATAAATCGGGGGAATATACACATACATAACCCGGAAGTTCATTCAATAACGAATATAGATTATCTTTTTCTTTTTCCAGAGCTTCATTAATTCTCTTTCTTTCAGATATATCTCTAAAAATAGAAACTGCGCCAGTTATTATTTGGTTTTTATTTATAAATTGAGTTGCAACTTCAAAGTATACTTTGTCACCATTCTTGTTTTTCAAAGCTATCTCAGTTTTTTCGGATTCTTTGCCACTACTAAGAGTTTTAATAAAAAGTTTAATTAGACTAGGTAACTGTTCAATATCTATTAACTTCAAATCCCTAAAGTTTTTCCCAACAATTTCTCTTCTTTCATATCCAAGAATATCCTTAACTTTAGAATTAGCGTCGAGTATAATCCCATTAGTATCTACATACGTTATTATGTCTGCCGTAGCTTCAAAAATTGATCTAAATTTTTCTTCATTTTCCAAAATTATTTCGTTAGCCTTTTTTCTTTCAGTAACATCTCTTACTATTGCTTGTAAATATTTTCCATCGTATAAGTTGAGTACATTAAGGCTTACTTCTGTATCAATAAAATTGCCATCTGACTTTATATGTCTCCATTCAAAAAATTGTGGAATCCCTTTTAGCGCAACTTCAATTTTCTCTTTCGCTTTTGTTTTAGATTTCTGGCCGTCTGGTTGGATTGGTGGAGAAATATCATAAGGTGTTTTTCCAATTATTTCTTCTTTCTTATATCCTAAAATAGTAAGTGTTTTGGAATTGCAATCAACGAAAACTCCATTCTTAATAAGAAAAATAGAATCGCTTGCATTTTCAAAAAGCGTTCTATATTTCTCTTCACTCTCCTTTAATTTATCTTCTATTTTTTTCCTTTCTGATATATTTCTAATAAATCCATAGAATATTTTATTATCGTTATTCTCTTTTGTTATCTTGGTATTAAATTCACAGTCAATAATTTTCCCATCTTTCTTTTTTAATTTTACGGGGTAATCTTTTAAAAATCCTTGTTTTTCTAGAATATTAATTATATTTGGCCTATCCTTTGGGTTGGCATATAGTTTAACTATATTCATGCCAATCATTTCATTTCTAGAATATCCAAATAAATCTAATGTTGAATTGTTAACAAAAAATATTGTCCCATCTTTTGTATTAATGCATATTGCCTCATTAATATTCTCAAAAATAGAAAAGTATTCCTTGAAATTAATCTTATCTATGGGAATATGAAATTTATCTTCCATAAAATCATTAAGGCCATATAATTAATAATCAAATGACTTAATACTCTTCAATTTAAGTATATATTAAGTTATCCCTAAATATTGAATAATTCGCAAAAAAGACATAGATATTAATCTTTAAATTTTTCAAATATGATTGTACAAGGATTTTCTAATATAAATTCAAAATCGTATTTATATTTTAGCGAATCGCCTTCGTTATTAAAATCCATTGCACCCAAAAGAGTGATTGCCCTTAGGCAAGCTAGCTCCTTCTTTTCATAATTCAATC includes:
- a CDS encoding PAS domain S-box protein is translated as MEDKFHIPIDKINFKEYFSIFENINEAICINTKDGTIFFVNNSTLDLFGYSRNEMIGMNIVKLYANPKDRPNIINILEKQGFLKDYPVKLKKKDGKIIDCEFNTKITKENNDNKIFYGFIRNISERKKIEDKLKESEEKYRTLFENASDSIFLIKNGVFVDCNSKTLTILGYKKEEIIGKTPYDISPPIQPDGQKSKTKAKEKIEVALKGIPQFFEWRHIKSDGNFIDTEVSLNVLNLYDGKYLQAIVRDVTERKKANEIILENEEKFRSIFEATADIITYVDTNGIILDANSKVKDILGYERREIVGKNFRDLKLIDIEQLPSLIKLFIKTLSSGKESEKTEIALKNKNGDKVYFEVATQFINKNQIITGAVSIFRDISERKRINEALEKEKDNLYSLLNELPGYVCVYSPDLSIVFANNFLKKRFGKIEGKKCYEIFHGFKDCSEEPCNCCPVIRIFKTGISEKCERKQKDGKIYDIYDYPFTDLDGKNIVMEFGIDITEKKLAENKIIELNDTLRLLNKILRHDTLNNLMVISANIEMINGEEKDKINKAFEYVQKSAKLINRMKELESLVSKGFKLKSYDVKSMLNEISKNYSDIKIKIYGDCVVLADDALSSVFDNIIRNALIHGNSNRIDIKIRKIKDYCEVKFIDYGVGIPLEIKRKLFEEGFAYGKNKGTGLGLYIVKKTLERYGGSIEVQENMPKGAVFILRFRRGDVN